A window of Pomacea canaliculata isolate SZHN2017 linkage group LG3, ASM307304v1, whole genome shotgun sequence contains these coding sequences:
- the LOC112558614 gene encoding LOW QUALITY PROTEIN: sodium/myo-inositol cotransporter 2-like (The sequence of the model RefSeq protein was modified relative to this genomic sequence to represent the inferred CDS: inserted 2 bases in 2 codons; deleted 1 base in 1 codon): MEYGLNSWIDYTVIGVYFVFVVTVGLVSMRRKNRESVQGYFLAGRTMHWIPIGASLFASNIGSEHFVGLAGSGAASGIAVANFELGAVLLLLLLGWVFLPIYLKAQVFTIPEYLGRRFGGYRMRIYLSSVALALYVLTKISVDVYAGGIFIQQATGWNIYLSMIPLLIVTALYTLAGGLAAVVFTDTFQTVVMLGGAVFLASMAYAKVGGLEALYFKYMEAVPSVLANATTSNSTCGKPRHDAFHLFRDPLNSDLPWPGVLARATLASLWYWCSDQVIVQRALAAKNMAHAKAATLMAGLLKMTPLFLIIXPGMISRVVYPDMVACADPDVCMSVCNNPSGCSNVAYPLLILKMAPAGVRGLLMAVMVAALMSSLTSVFNSAATLFTMDVWRKVRPSASEKQLLIVGRLFVAALVIVSVAWIPSLYVXQEGQLFMYIQAVTGYIAPPICSVFLLAIFVPRLNERGAFWGVLAGQATGITRLVLDFLYPAPGCGEEDTRPAIVARVHFTYFSVIVLAVTATVAMAVSFTTHAQPKEAIRGLTWWTLRKEHKPQRTFGCDMLISATL, translated from the exons ATGGAATATGGGCTGAACAGCTGGATTGACTACACTGTAATTGGAGTTTATTTCGTTTTCGTTGTCACTGTGGGCCTTGTG TCAATGCGCAGGAAAAATAGAGAGAGCGTTCAAGGATACTTTTTGGCAGGAAGAACAATGCACTGGATCCCT ATCGGAGCCTCTCTCTTCGCCAGCAACATCGGCAGCGAGCATTTCGTGGGTCTGGCTGGAAGTGGTGCTGCCTCTGGAATCGCAGTGGCCAACTTCGAGCTGGGG gcAGTCTTGCTTCTTTTGCTGCTGGGATGGGTTTTTCTACCTATTTATCTAAAGGCACAG GTGTTTACTATCCCTGAGTATCTCGGCCGCAGGTTTGGAGGTTACAGAATGAGGATTTATCTCAGCTCTGTGGCTCTTGCTCTCTACGTCCTGACAAAAATATCA GTTGACGTATACGCGGGAGGGATTTTCATACAACAGGCCACAGGCTGGAACATTTACCTGTCGATGATTCCTCTGCTCATCGTCACTGCCCTCTACACACTTGCAG GTGGCTTGGCGGCTGTAGTGTTCACTGATACCTTCCAAACAGTTGTCATGCTTGGTGGAGCTGTGTTCCTTGCTTCCATGG CGTACGCAAAGGTTGGTGGTCTGGAAGCTCTGTACTTCAAGTATATGGAGGCGGTTCCTTCTGTGCTCGCTAACGCTACGACTAGCAACAGCACGTGCGGCAAGCCTCGCCATGACGCCTTTCACCTCTTCCGTGACCCCCTGAACTCTGATCTCCCATGGCCCGGGGTCCTGGCAAGGGCCACTCTGGCCTCACTTTGGTACTGGTGTTCCGACCAG GTCATTGTCCAGAGGGCGCTTGCTGCCAAGAACATGGCGCATGCAAAAGCTGCCACGCTGATGGCGGGCTTGCTGAAGATGACTCCCTTGTTTCTGATCA ATCCCGGGATGATCAGTAGAGTCGTGTACCCTG ACATGGTAGCCTGTGCTGATCCAGATGTTTGTATGAGTGTGTGCAACAACCCTTCCGGCTGTTCCAACGTTGCCTATCCTCTCCTCATCCTCAAAATGGCGCCTGCAG GTGTGCGCGGTCTGCTAATGGCGGTTATGGTGGCGGCTCTCATGTCCTCTTTGACTTCTGTCTTTAACTCTGCGGCCACACTCTTTACCATGGACGTGTGGCGAAAAGTCAGACCTAGTGCAAGCGAGAAACAGCTGCTGATAGTTGGCAG gttGTTTGTAGCAGCTCTGGTGATTGTAAGTGTGGCCTGGATCCCCTCATTATACG TTCAAGAAGGACAACTCTTCATGTACATTCAAGCGGTGACAGGCTACATTGCTCCCCCTATCTGTTCAGTTTTCCTCTTGGCC ATATTTGTTCCTCGACTAAATGAAAGG GGAGCCTTTTGGGGTGTACTCGCCGGGCAGGCAACTGGTATAACGCGGCTGGTGCTGGACTTTCTGTACCCTGCACCTGGATGCGGTGAAGAGGACACCAGGCCCGCCATTGTTGCGAGAGTCCACTTTACTTACTTCTCTGTCATCGTCCTGGCAGTGACCGCCACTGTAGCGATGGCAGTAAGTttcactacgcatgcgcagccTAAAGAAGCG atcagGGGTCTGACATGGTGGACATTGCGCAAGGAACATAAACCACAACGGACTTTCGGTTGCGATATGTTGATATCAGCTACCTTATAA